The Nitrospira sp. genome contains a region encoding:
- a CDS encoding HEAT repeat domain-containing protein has protein sequence MTEQGASGRIEQLIQALHDENEALRDHAIASLGQAGLEALPRLIDLMSDEDAVIREAATSAVVRMGPPVVEPMLDALQDDSWAIREQAASALGKLRDRRAVEPLVRAIKDRDGAVRTAAVWALERIGDSQAVPGLIDALMDSTLREDAARVLKKVGDVRAVEALINGLLGSNWMVRRHAAEALGKIGDPRGITPLIDSLKDEDWLVRRNAAESLARLGATDAVQPLLPLLEDENTMVQETVEAVLASLGWKPTAQ, from the coding sequence ATGACTGAACAGGGTGCCTCCGGTCGAATTGAACAGCTGATACAGGCGTTGCACGATGAGAACGAAGCCCTTCGTGATCACGCGATCGCAAGCCTTGGCCAGGCCGGTCTGGAGGCGCTTCCTCGCTTGATCGACTTGATGTCCGATGAAGATGCCGTCATTCGTGAAGCCGCAACCAGTGCGGTCGTCCGCATGGGACCGCCGGTCGTGGAGCCGATGCTCGATGCCTTACAGGACGATTCATGGGCGATCCGAGAACAGGCGGCTTCGGCACTCGGGAAATTGCGTGACAGGCGTGCCGTGGAGCCGTTAGTCAGAGCCATAAAAGACCGAGACGGTGCGGTCCGTACGGCAGCCGTCTGGGCTCTTGAGCGTATCGGGGATTCACAAGCGGTGCCTGGACTCATCGATGCACTCATGGACAGCACCCTGCGCGAGGATGCGGCTCGAGTCCTGAAAAAGGTCGGCGATGTACGGGCGGTTGAGGCCTTAATCAATGGGCTTCTGGGCTCTAATTGGATGGTGCGCCGTCATGCAGCGGAGGCGCTTGGGAAAATCGGCGACCCGAGAGGAATCACCCCACTGATCGATTCACTGAAAGATGAGGATTGGTTGGTCCGACGAAATGCGGCGGAATCGCTCGCACGACTCGGCGCGACAGACGCTGTCCAGCCCTTATTGCCGTTACTTGAAGACGAGAACACGATGGTCCAGGAAACGGTTGAGGCAGTTCTGGCGAGTCTTGGATGGAAACCCACAGCGCAATAA
- a CDS encoding HEAT repeat domain-containing protein: MEASTGLDHPLLNAMSKETIETLVSELVHEEDWRRMRATAACVAGGPRSVRALIEALRSGPSELKKEAAAMLARIKDPQAGVALVELLEHDEEAVRGAGAAALEQMAGMVDAETAQALVALLPNTPDGQRKRVLTHLIGAIPTAIVPLCELLKHPDQEAQVTAASMLDQLLDPRSVDAFIDAMGQPAVRDLAVGTLKKLSAIRERIDATFNELREVEGASEREEARMATVINLLGIGRPSVEILIEYLEDDDWLVREAAADLLGKIGDVRAVEPLMKRLEHDKDTGVKELAIKALGLIGDARPSQLYLDALPIRPLRVYAIEALAKIKDVGILRPHKELFDQLKTDRDGLVSYNAGLIADKLDAITASETHSHAEDTAHD; this comes from the coding sequence ATGGAGGCCTCGACGGGCCTCGACCATCCACTCCTGAACGCCATGTCGAAAGAAACAATCGAGACCCTGGTCTCCGAACTGGTTCATGAAGAAGACTGGCGACGCATGCGCGCAACAGCAGCCTGCGTGGCGGGTGGACCACGGTCCGTTCGCGCACTCATCGAAGCTCTCCGGTCTGGGCCGTCGGAGTTGAAGAAAGAAGCCGCTGCGATGTTGGCTCGAATTAAGGATCCGCAAGCCGGCGTGGCGTTGGTCGAACTCCTTGAACATGATGAGGAGGCGGTCCGAGGTGCCGGTGCGGCAGCCCTTGAGCAGATGGCAGGAATGGTCGATGCCGAGACGGCCCAGGCCTTGGTTGCCTTGCTTCCCAACACACCCGATGGCCAACGAAAGCGGGTGCTGACTCATTTGATCGGGGCAATTCCCACCGCCATCGTTCCACTCTGCGAACTGTTGAAACATCCCGATCAAGAGGCACAGGTTACTGCCGCGTCAATGCTGGATCAGCTCTTAGATCCTCGGTCGGTCGATGCGTTTATCGATGCGATGGGCCAGCCGGCCGTCCGAGACCTCGCCGTCGGCACGTTGAAGAAATTGAGTGCGATCCGGGAGCGGATCGATGCAACGTTCAACGAGTTACGGGAGGTCGAAGGAGCCAGCGAGCGTGAGGAGGCGCGGATGGCCACGGTCATCAATCTCTTGGGGATCGGACGTCCGAGCGTCGAGATCCTCATCGAATACTTAGAAGACGATGACTGGCTCGTACGCGAGGCGGCCGCGGACTTATTGGGAAAGATCGGGGATGTGCGGGCAGTTGAACCATTGATGAAACGGCTCGAACATGACAAGGATACCGGCGTGAAAGAGTTGGCGATCAAGGCGCTCGGGTTGATCGGCGATGCCCGTCCGAGCCAGCTCTATCTTGACGCCCTTCCGATCCGACCCTTACGGGTGTACGCGATCGAAGCCTTGGCCAAGATCAAGGATGTGGGAATCTTGCGCCCGCACAAAGAGCTGTTTGATCAGCTGAAAACCGACCGTGATGGACTGGTCTCCTACAATGCCGGCCTCATCGCCGACAAGCTTGATGCGATCACGGCCAGCGAAACCCACAGCCACGCAGAGGACACAGCGCATGACTGA